One genomic region from Conexibacter woesei Iso977N encodes:
- a CDS encoding enoyl-CoA hydratase/isomerase family protein, which translates to MSDVVRLETEGPLAVLTFDSPPLNLFDDAVFNGFRAAIDKIAADPPRGLLIRAEGKVVSGGVDVGRVFDGMSAQRGGELWDELLATIAVLEELPLPTVFAAHGLCLTAAFEIALACDILLASERAKFGLVEIVVGLTPSMGGPQRLAERAGPNRAKELIFTGELFDANTLKEWGVVNRVSAPDAFEAESRAFAEKVANGPTRAHAATKRLVWESKERGARAADGIVAEVSGPLFDTADLQNAVRSFLADGPGKATYEGR; encoded by the coding sequence GTGAGCGACGTCGTCCGCCTGGAGACCGAGGGCCCGCTGGCCGTCCTGACCTTCGACTCGCCCCCGCTGAACCTCTTCGACGACGCGGTCTTCAACGGCTTCCGCGCGGCGATCGACAAGATCGCCGCCGACCCGCCGCGCGGGCTGCTGATCCGCGCCGAGGGCAAGGTCGTCTCCGGTGGCGTCGACGTCGGCAGGGTCTTCGACGGCATGAGCGCCCAGCGCGGCGGCGAGCTGTGGGACGAGCTGCTGGCGACGATCGCCGTCCTGGAGGAGCTGCCGCTCCCGACCGTCTTCGCCGCGCACGGCCTGTGCCTGACGGCGGCGTTCGAGATCGCGCTGGCGTGCGACATCCTGCTGGCGAGCGAGCGCGCGAAGTTCGGGCTGGTCGAGATCGTCGTCGGCCTGACGCCGTCGATGGGCGGCCCCCAGCGCCTGGCCGAGCGCGCCGGTCCCAACCGCGCGAAGGAGCTGATCTTCACCGGTGAGCTGTTCGACGCGAACACGCTGAAGGAGTGGGGCGTCGTCAACCGCGTCTCGGCGCCCGACGCGTTCGAGGCCGAGTCGCGCGCGTTCGCCGAGAAGGTCGCCAACGGACCGACGCGCGCGCACGCCGCGACCAAGCGCCTGGTGTGGGAGTCCAAGGAGCGCGGCGCGCGGGCGGCGGACGGGATCGTCGCCGAGGTCTCCGGGCCGCTGTTCGACACCGCCGACCTGCAGAACGCCGTCAGGTCGTTCCTGGCCGACGGGCCGGGCAAGGCGACGTACGAGGGGCGCTGA
- a CDS encoding cupin domain-containing protein, with the protein MSEVDVHGPWVVAVGDAQLSADELDPQDVLAGEPATASRELMSATGTADLGIWEITEGTVTDVEADELFVVLSGSATIAFEDGPTLEVGPGDACRLKAGQRTVWTVHETLRKVYAIVS; encoded by the coding sequence GTGAGTGAAGTTGATGTTCATGGTCCGTGGGTCGTCGCGGTCGGCGACGCGCAGCTGAGCGCGGACGAGCTCGACCCGCAGGACGTCCTGGCCGGTGAGCCGGCGACCGCCTCGCGCGAGCTGATGAGCGCCACCGGGACCGCCGACCTCGGGATCTGGGAGATCACCGAGGGGACGGTCACCGACGTCGAGGCCGACGAGCTGTTCGTCGTGCTGTCCGGGAGCGCGACGATCGCGTTCGAGGACGGCCCGACGCTCGAGGTCGGTCCGGGCGACGCGTGCCGGCTGAAGGCCGGGCAGCGCACGGTCTGGACCGTGCACGAGACGCTCCGGAAGGTCTACGCGATCGTCTCGTGA
- a CDS encoding MFS transporter, translated as MDIAVSPAPSSLDRRLVLLLAVACGASVANLYYAQPLLDVIAGDLGVSSGTAGLLVTSSQVGYAVGLVFLVPLGDLLDRRKMVSRLLLVCAAGLAVAAAAPSFAVLAAAIAVIGVMSVVAQVLVPLAGSLAADHERGKVVGNVMSGLLLGILLARTASGLIASVGGWRSVYVIGALLMVALSAVLHRALPDTPRVTTLPYGQLLRSVGALVRDEPVLRRRMVYGAVGMASFSVLWTAIAFLLSGDPYNYGEGTIGLFGLAGLVGAGAAQRAGRLHDRGHGHAATGAFLLAIAVSWVLIALGETSLAALIAGIVLLDLGIQGQHILNQSTVYALDAQARSRLTTAYMTSNFTFAAIGSAGASWAWTAGGWGAISALGGGLAVVGLLAWCLEHVQTRGARRDAAAAAAAAHAATAAPAHETIA; from the coding sequence GTGGACATCGCCGTCTCCCCCGCTCCTAGTTCGCTGGATCGCCGCCTGGTCCTCCTGCTCGCCGTCGCCTGCGGGGCCTCGGTCGCCAACCTCTACTACGCCCAGCCGCTGCTGGACGTGATCGCCGGCGACCTCGGCGTCTCCTCCGGCACGGCGGGCCTGCTGGTCACCTCGTCGCAGGTCGGCTACGCGGTCGGGCTGGTCTTCCTGGTCCCGCTCGGCGACCTCCTGGACCGCCGCAAGATGGTCTCGCGCCTGCTGCTCGTCTGCGCGGCGGGACTCGCGGTCGCCGCGGCGGCGCCGTCGTTCGCGGTCCTGGCCGCCGCGATCGCCGTGATCGGCGTCATGTCGGTCGTCGCCCAGGTGCTGGTCCCGCTGGCCGGGAGCCTCGCCGCCGACCACGAACGCGGCAAGGTCGTCGGCAACGTCATGTCCGGCCTGCTGCTCGGGATCCTGCTGGCCCGGACCGCCTCCGGGCTGATCGCCAGCGTCGGCGGCTGGCGCAGCGTCTACGTGATCGGCGCGCTGCTGATGGTCGCGCTCTCCGCGGTCCTGCACCGCGCGCTCCCGGACACGCCCCGCGTCACGACGCTCCCCTACGGCCAGCTGCTGCGCTCGGTCGGCGCGCTCGTGCGCGACGAGCCGGTCCTGCGGCGCCGGATGGTCTACGGCGCGGTCGGGATGGCGTCGTTCAGCGTCCTCTGGACCGCGATCGCCTTCCTGCTCTCCGGCGACCCCTACAACTACGGCGAGGGCACGATCGGCCTGTTCGGCCTCGCGGGCCTGGTCGGCGCGGGCGCCGCCCAGCGCGCAGGACGCCTGCACGACCGCGGCCACGGCCACGCCGCGACCGGCGCGTTCCTGCTGGCCATCGCGGTCTCGTGGGTCCTGATCGCGCTCGGCGAGACGTCGCTGGCGGCGCTGATCGCCGGGATCGTCCTGCTGGACCTGGGGATCCAGGGCCAGCACATCCTCAACCAGTCGACGGTCTACGCGCTCGACGCGCAGGCGCGCTCGCGCCTGACGACCGCGTACATGACCAGCAACTTCACGTTCGCGGCGATCGGCTCGGCGGGCGCGTCGTGGGCCTGGACCGCGGGCGGCTGGGGCGCGATCAGCGCGCTCGGCGGCGGGCTCGCGGTGGTCGGGCTGCTCGCGTGGTGCCTGGAGCACGTCCAGACGCGCGGGGCGCGGCGCGACGCAGCAGCAGCGGCGGCGGCGGCGCACGCCGCCACCGCCGCTCCGGCTCACGAGACGATCGCGTAG
- a CDS encoding glycosyltransferase has protein sequence MRILIFHGYLLQGTGSNVYNALLAGALARAGHQVDLVCQERHPDQVAGVGAWWDWDGDGGDGGALTRRGGDPDAPLQTFRPDIGGVLPVYVADRYEGVEARPFSALSDAELDEYLRRNVAAVADVVALRRPDIALANHLVMGPAILARALGAAADPVPYAVKIHGSALEYTVKPEPDRFLPYAREGLAGARTILVGSRHTAESLWAAMDDPSVRARTRLGPPGVDIDAFRPRPRADAVADVRALAARLAEQALAAPPTGEGAEASSFARDPGEAARALGRLVGSGNHHGEATDDDRLVAFVGKLIVSKGVDLLIAAWPLVLAAVPDARLAVVGFGAYRDTLEALLAALARGDLQAVRAIAEHGRAAEGGPVGNGLRWLLAFLDDLEGAEDRGAYVAAASLVEDRVVLTGRLEHAELAPLLAACEAEVVPSTFPEAFGMVAAEAAACGALPVVAEHSGLEEVRAILAGSVPVGARPWLGFRVGDRAVRDLAERVIAWLQAPEDVREAVRDGLVGVARERFSWDGVAHGVVSAARGELDVLPEP, from the coding sequence GTGCGCATCCTCATCTTCCACGGCTACCTCCTGCAGGGGACCGGGTCGAACGTCTACAACGCCCTGCTCGCGGGCGCGCTCGCCCGCGCCGGGCACCAGGTCGACCTCGTCTGCCAGGAGCGCCACCCCGACCAGGTGGCCGGCGTCGGCGCATGGTGGGACTGGGACGGCGACGGCGGCGACGGCGGCGCGCTGACCCGCCGCGGCGGCGATCCCGACGCGCCGCTGCAGACGTTCCGGCCCGACATCGGCGGTGTCCTGCCCGTCTACGTCGCCGACCGCTACGAGGGTGTCGAGGCCCGGCCGTTCAGCGCCCTGAGCGACGCCGAGCTCGACGAGTACCTGCGCCGCAACGTCGCCGCGGTCGCCGACGTCGTCGCGTTGCGCAGGCCGGACATCGCGCTCGCCAACCACCTCGTGATGGGCCCGGCGATCCTCGCGCGGGCGCTGGGCGCCGCCGCCGACCCGGTCCCCTACGCGGTCAAGATCCACGGCAGCGCGCTGGAGTACACCGTCAAGCCCGAGCCGGACCGCTTCCTGCCCTACGCCCGCGAGGGCCTGGCCGGGGCCCGGACGATCCTGGTCGGCTCGCGCCACACCGCCGAGTCGCTGTGGGCGGCGATGGACGACCCGTCGGTGCGCGCCCGGACGCGCCTCGGCCCGCCCGGCGTCGACATCGACGCGTTCCGCCCGCGGCCCCGCGCCGACGCGGTCGCCGACGTGCGCGCGCTCGCCGCGCGGCTGGCCGAGCAGGCGCTCGCCGCGCCGCCCACGGGCGAGGGCGCAGAGGCGTCGTCGTTCGCGCGCGACCCGGGCGAGGCCGCCCGTGCGCTGGGCCGCCTCGTCGGCTCCGGCAACCACCACGGCGAGGCCACCGACGACGACCGCCTCGTCGCGTTCGTCGGCAAGCTGATCGTCAGCAAGGGCGTCGACCTGCTGATCGCCGCCTGGCCGCTCGTGCTCGCCGCGGTCCCGGACGCGCGGCTGGCCGTCGTCGGCTTCGGCGCCTATCGCGACACGCTCGAGGCTCTGCTGGCCGCGCTGGCCCGCGGCGACCTGCAGGCGGTCCGGGCGATCGCCGAGCACGGCCGCGCCGCGGAGGGTGGGCCGGTTGGCAACGGCCTGCGCTGGCTGCTCGCGTTCCTCGACGACCTCGAGGGCGCCGAGGACCGCGGCGCCTACGTGGCGGCCGCGTCGCTGGTCGAGGACCGCGTCGTCCTGACCGGACGGCTGGAGCACGCCGAGCTGGCGCCGCTGCTGGCCGCCTGCGAGGCGGAGGTGGTCCCGTCGACCTTCCCGGAGGCGTTCGGGATGGTCGCCGCCGAGGCGGCCGCGTGCGGCGCCCTGCCCGTCGTTGCCGAGCATTCCGGGCTCGAGGAGGTCCGGGCGATCCTGGCGGGCAGCGTCCCGGTGGGCGCGCGGCCGTGGCTCGGGTTCCGGGTGGGGGACCGCGCGGTGCGCGACCTCGCCGAGCGCGTGATCGCCTGGCTGCAGGCGCCGGAGGACGTCCGCGAGGCGGTGCGCGACGGGCTCGTCGGGGTCGCGCGGGAGCGGTTCTCGTGGGACGGCGTGGCCCACGGAGTGGTGTCCGCGGCGCGCGGCGAGCTGGACGTCTTGCCCGAACCGTGA
- a CDS encoding c-type cytochrome, with product MGKRIMPRAALCAAIVAVVPALSACGGVKDPQPDVVAGKQLFVQKCGACHTLNRANTKGTQGPDLDDAFQQSLKEGFGETAVRGVVYKQILYPNRLKNAQGIKMPAKLVSGQDAHDVAAYVASVAAKSGRDSGRLASAVRAAGGGTAVEKNGTISIPADPNGQLAYTYAKATGSTGPVTIAMPNRSGTGHDIVIDGLGKGSVVSKGVSSFKATLRPGKYTYYCSVPGHRAAGMQGTLTVR from the coding sequence ATGGGGAAGAGGATCATGCCGCGCGCGGCGCTCTGCGCTGCCATCGTCGCCGTCGTTCCGGCGCTGTCCGCCTGTGGGGGCGTCAAGGACCCACAGCCTGACGTCGTCGCGGGCAAGCAGCTGTTCGTGCAGAAGTGCGGTGCGTGCCACACGCTCAACCGCGCGAACACGAAGGGCACGCAGGGCCCGGACCTGGACGACGCGTTCCAGCAGTCGCTGAAGGAGGGCTTCGGCGAGACCGCTGTGCGCGGCGTCGTCTACAAGCAGATCCTCTATCCGAACCGGCTGAAGAACGCCCAGGGCATCAAGATGCCCGCCAAGCTCGTCAGCGGCCAGGACGCGCACGACGTCGCCGCCTACGTCGCCAGCGTCGCCGCCAAGAGCGGCAGGGACAGCGGCAGGCTCGCGAGCGCCGTGAGGGCCGCCGGCGGCGGCACCGCCGTCGAGAAGAACGGCACCATCTCGATCCCCGCCGACCCCAACGGCCAGCTCGCCTACACCTACGCGAAGGCGACCGGCAGCACCGGCCCCGTGACGATCGCGATGCCCAACAGGTCCGGCACGGGCCACGACATCGTCATCGACGGCCTCGGCAAGGGCTCCGTGGTCTCGAAGGGCGTCTCGTCCTTCAAGGCGACCCTCAGGCCCGGCAAGTACACCTACTACTGCTCCGTCCCCGGCCACCGCGCCGCGGGCATGCAGGGCACGCTGACGGTCAGGTAG
- a CDS encoding PIN domain-containing protein encodes MRWLVDTSAWSRRGIPEVRDQLKALLEEDDAHELVLSGPVLLELLTGPQGAAVAAEHAQLRDAVAIVAPDDETVRLAAQMMERLALAGPEHHRRPVADLLTAALAHQHGYGLVHIDRDFELIAEHGGLDLTQRRLHLPESGDALSRRR; translated from the coding sequence ATGCGGTGGCTGGTCGACACGTCCGCCTGGTCACGGCGCGGGATCCCCGAGGTCCGCGACCAGCTCAAGGCGCTGCTGGAGGAGGACGACGCCCACGAGCTCGTCCTCTCCGGGCCGGTGCTGCTGGAGCTGCTGACCGGGCCGCAGGGCGCCGCCGTCGCCGCCGAGCACGCGCAGCTGCGCGACGCCGTGGCGATCGTCGCGCCCGACGACGAGACGGTCCGTCTCGCCGCGCAGATGATGGAGCGGCTCGCGCTCGCCGGCCCGGAGCACCACCGCCGCCCGGTCGCCGACCTGCTCACCGCCGCACTCGCCCATCAGCACGGCTACGGCCTCGTCCACATCGACCGCGACTTCGAGCTGATCGCCGAGCACGGCGGGCTCGACCTCACCCAGCGACGCCTACACCTTCCAGAATCCGGGGACGCGCTGTCGAGGCGGCGCTGA
- a CDS encoding cytochrome c oxidase subunit 3 has protein sequence MEAASIAAGHAHEGDHGHDHHGPPAANRSSRVEPALLGMMLFIISEIMVFGAFFTAYFFIRVVGHGYHGQHWFPVDGHKLPVAVAGFNTAILVSSSLTLHWAQTSIKNGNRFGLQAGMSATFLLGLTFLFIQINEYVHIGMKPQDFAQATVFFSLTGLHGAHVTIGLILLGMVTVRSFRGHFSPEEHHGVEIPGIYWHFVDVMWIVVYTSVYVL, from the coding sequence ATGGAAGCCGCTTCGATCGCCGCCGGTCACGCCCACGAGGGCGATCACGGCCACGACCACCACGGGCCGCCGGCGGCCAACCGCAGCTCGCGGGTCGAGCCCGCGCTGCTCGGGATGATGTTGTTCATCATCTCGGAGATCATGGTCTTCGGGGCCTTCTTCACGGCGTACTTCTTCATCCGCGTCGTGGGCCACGGCTACCACGGGCAGCACTGGTTCCCGGTCGACGGGCACAAGCTCCCCGTCGCCGTCGCGGGCTTCAACACGGCGATCCTGGTGTCGTCCTCGTTGACGTTGCACTGGGCGCAGACGTCGATCAAGAACGGCAACCGCTTCGGGCTGCAGGCGGGCATGTCGGCGACGTTCCTGCTCGGGCTGACGTTCCTGTTCATCCAGATCAACGAGTACGTCCACATCGGCATGAAGCCGCAGGACTTCGCGCAGGCGACGGTGTTCTTCTCGCTGACCGGGCTGCACGGCGCGCACGTGACGATCGGCCTGATCCTGCTCGGGATGGTGACGGTGCGCTCCTTCAGGGGCCACTTCTCGCCCGAGGAGCACCACGGCGTCGAGATCCCCGGGATCTACTGGCACTTCGTCGACGTGATGTGGATCGTCGTGTACACGTCGGTGTACGTGCTGTGA
- the ctaD gene encoding cytochrome c oxidase subunit I, producing MFALPIAFLIGLGCFDYWFYWAAGKPTRPEDHSSHGATSWKDYFRPNTDHKVIGIQYTVHSFFFLFVGGLMAMLMRAELAEPGRQFVDANTFNGLFSVHASILIFLFIIPVFAGLANFVLPLMIGAPDMAFPRLNALSFWLLPCAGVLMLASFFAPGGSFASGWTAYAPLSTTAPLGQMFFTIAVQFAGASSIATALNFLVTIITMRAPGMSFFRMPLLAWANFSTSLLVVIATPFIAASQFFVLLDYALGFHFFDADKGGDVLMYQHVFWFYSHPAVYIMMLPGFGIVSEVLSVKARKPIFGYRMMAFSLLAIVVLGFTVWAHHMFVSGMQSWIRIPMMVTTAIIAVPTGIKIFSWLATLWRGVLRLDTPMLFALGFLCMFTCGGISGVMLAMIPLDIHVSDTYFIVAHIHYVLFGGSLFTIFAGVYYWFPKMTGRMYDERLGKLHFWTTLIFFNATFAPMHLIGVQGMPRRVADYADQFATWNLIISLASFALGLSMLIFAYNMIASWRGGARAVANPWRALTLEWQVSSPPPVFNFDEIPTVVGGPYEYGVPGAVHGIFGPAAPAEAKATPAGTHAQPPTE from the coding sequence ATGTTCGCGCTGCCGATCGCGTTCCTGATCGGTCTGGGCTGCTTCGACTACTGGTTCTACTGGGCGGCGGGCAAGCCGACGCGTCCCGAGGACCACTCCTCGCACGGCGCGACGTCGTGGAAGGACTACTTCCGCCCGAACACCGACCACAAGGTCATCGGGATCCAGTACACCGTCCACTCGTTCTTCTTCCTGTTCGTGGGCGGGCTGATGGCGATGCTGATGCGCGCCGAGCTCGCGGAGCCGGGGCGCCAGTTCGTGGACGCCAACACGTTCAACGGGCTGTTCTCGGTCCACGCGTCGATCCTGATCTTCCTGTTCATCATCCCCGTGTTCGCCGGGCTGGCGAACTTCGTCCTGCCGCTGATGATCGGCGCGCCGGACATGGCGTTCCCGCGGCTGAACGCGCTGTCGTTCTGGCTGCTGCCGTGCGCCGGCGTCCTGATGCTGGCGTCGTTCTTCGCGCCGGGCGGGTCGTTCGCGTCGGGCTGGACGGCGTACGCGCCGCTCTCGACCACGGCGCCACTCGGGCAGATGTTCTTCACGATCGCCGTGCAGTTCGCGGGCGCGTCGTCGATCGCGACCGCGCTGAACTTCCTGGTCACGATCATCACGATGCGCGCGCCGGGCATGTCGTTCTTCCGGATGCCGCTGCTGGCGTGGGCGAACTTCTCGACCTCGCTGCTCGTCGTGATCGCCACGCCGTTCATCGCCGCGTCGCAGTTCTTCGTGTTGCTGGACTACGCGCTCGGCTTCCACTTCTTCGACGCCGACAAGGGCGGCGACGTGCTGATGTACCAGCACGTCTTCTGGTTCTACAGCCACCCGGCGGTCTACATCATGATGTTGCCGGGCTTCGGGATCGTCTCCGAGGTCCTGTCGGTGAAGGCGCGCAAGCCGATCTTCGGCTACCGGATGATGGCCTTCTCGCTGCTGGCGATCGTCGTCCTCGGCTTCACGGTCTGGGCCCACCACATGTTCGTCTCGGGCATGCAGTCGTGGATCCGGATCCCGATGATGGTGACCACGGCGATCATCGCGGTGCCGACCGGCATCAAGATCTTCTCGTGGCTGGCGACGCTGTGGCGAGGGGTGCTGCGGCTGGACACGCCGATGCTGTTCGCGCTCGGCTTCCTGTGCATGTTCACCTGCGGCGGGATCTCGGGCGTGATGCTCGCGATGATCCCGCTGGACATCCACGTCAGCGACACGTACTTCATCGTCGCCCACATCCACTACGTGCTGTTCGGCGGCTCGCTGTTCACGATCTTCGCCGGCGTCTACTACTGGTTCCCGAAGATGACGGGCCGGATGTACGACGAGAGGCTCGGCAAGCTCCACTTCTGGACGACGCTGATCTTCTTCAACGCGACGTTCGCCCCCATGCACCTGATCGGCGTGCAGGGCATGCCGCGGCGCGTGGCCGACTACGCCGACCAGTTCGCGACGTGGAACCTGATCATCTCGCTGGCCTCGTTCGCGCTGGGCTTGAGCATGCTGATCTTCGCCTACAACATGATCGCGTCCTGGCGCGGTGGCGCGCGGGCGGTGGCCAACCCCTGGCGTGCGCTCACGCTCGAGTGGCAGGTCAGCTCGCCGCCGCCGGTGTTCAACTTCGACGAGATCCCGACCGTCGTCGGCGGGCCGTACGAGTACGGCGTGCCGGGCGCGGTGCACGGGATCTTCGGGCCGGCGGCCCCGGCCGAGGCCAAGGCGACCCCGGCGGGCACCCACGCCCAGCCACCCACCGAGTGA
- the coxB gene encoding cytochrome c oxidase subunit II, protein MVVVGLIASALGIALGLVINWFPTQGSKQAERIDTFWDVLIICSVPVFVLVTTVVLFAARDFRMRPGEENLDGPPIHGNTKLEVVWTAIPAIMLIALCSYAYVTLHDVEKAPASGIERQITVEGQQFNWTFDYAEGGKRFTSAQLYVPIGESVRFNVRTQDVLHDFWVPAWRMKIDAVPGIVTHYRITPIKLGEYPVVCAELCGLGHAFMRNTAHVLPKDAYAAWVRKMVANAAGGSAPAAGSGTAAGGAGAATPAVDAKKLFTQGEATTGATACGGCHRLADAGTAGGVGPDLNQVLRGKDAAFIKQSIEDPNAEIAKGFDANIMPGNYTRLLNAAEIDALVKYLEEVAAK, encoded by the coding sequence ATGGTTGTCGTCGGCCTCATAGCGTCTGCACTGGGAATCGCCCTCGGGCTCGTCATCAACTGGTTCCCGACACAGGGTTCGAAGCAGGCCGAGAGGATCGACACGTTCTGGGACGTGTTGATCATCTGCTCGGTCCCGGTGTTCGTCCTCGTGACGACCGTCGTGCTGTTCGCGGCGCGGGACTTCCGCATGCGGCCTGGGGAGGAGAACCTCGACGGCCCGCCGATCCACGGCAACACGAAGCTCGAGGTCGTCTGGACGGCGATCCCGGCGATCATGCTGATCGCGCTGTGCTCCTACGCCTACGTGACGCTGCACGACGTCGAGAAGGCCCCGGCCTCCGGCATCGAGCGCCAGATCACGGTCGAGGGCCAGCAGTTCAACTGGACCTTCGACTACGCCGAGGGCGGCAAGAGGTTCACGAGCGCTCAGCTCTACGTCCCGATCGGCGAGTCGGTCAGGTTCAACGTCAGGACGCAGGACGTCCTGCACGACTTCTGGGTCCCGGCCTGGCGGATGAAGATCGACGCCGTCCCGGGCATCGTCACCCACTACCGGATCACGCCGATCAAGCTCGGCGAATACCCGGTGGTCTGCGCCGAGCTCTGCGGCCTCGGGCACGCGTTCATGCGCAACACCGCGCACGTGCTGCCCAAGGACGCCTACGCCGCCTGGGTCAGGAAGATGGTGGCCAACGCGGCCGGCGGCAGCGCCCCCGCCGCGGGCTCCGGCACGGCGGCCGGCGGCGCCGGAGCGGCGACCCCCGCGGTCGACGCCAAGAAGCTCTTCACGCAGGGTGAGGCGACGACCGGCGCGACCGCCTGCGGCGGCTGCCACAGGCTCGCCGACGCGGGCACGGCCGGCGGCGTCGGCCCGGACCTCAACCAGGTCCTGAGGGGCAAGGACGCGGCGTTCATCAAGCAGTCGATCGAGGACCCGAACGCCGAGATCGCCAAGGGCTTCGACGCCAACATCATGCCGGGCAACTACACCAGGCTGCTCAACGCGGCGGAGATCGACGCGCTCGTCAAGTACCTCGAGGAGGTGGCGGCCAAGTGA
- a CDS encoding helix-turn-helix transcriptional regulator has protein sequence MHRPATIRLRTSLFEDAVAIVENEYASDLSLDDIARRVASSRRQLQRAYSEIGDTTFREHLTAVRMERAAELLRIRGLTVRDVAHRVGYRQPAQFAKAFRRHHGIAPSDYRANGRFARADAVTTAPDGAVA, from the coding sequence ATGCACCGACCAGCCACCATCCGCCTGCGGACCAGCCTCTTCGAGGACGCGGTCGCCATCGTCGAGAACGAGTACGCCTCGGACCTGTCGCTCGACGACATCGCCCGGCGCGTGGCCTCGTCCAGACGCCAGCTCCAGCGCGCCTACTCCGAGATCGGCGACACGACGTTCCGCGAGCACCTGACCGCCGTGCGCATGGAGCGCGCGGCAGAGCTGCTGAGGATCCGGGGCCTGACGGTCCGCGACGTCGCCCACCGAGTCGGGTATCGCCAGCCCGCCCAGTTCGCCAAGGCGTTCCGCCGCCACCACGGGATCGCCCCGTCGGACTACCGCGCCAACGGCCGCTTCGCGCGCGCCGACGCAGTCACCACGGCGCCTGACGGCGCCGTCGCCTAA
- a CDS encoding CBS domain-containing protein, protein MQVRDGMSSMVLSVGPGHTLREAARAMADRRVGAAVVLDPDAMGPGILTERDVLDAIGRGQDVDTERVGDHLTQEVVFASPDWSLEEAAAAMVRGNFRHLIVTESGEIRGILSVRDVVRCWTDDGAICDVPESVGAGESRFAR, encoded by the coding sequence ATGCAGGTGCGTGACGGCATGAGCAGCATGGTCCTCAGCGTGGGACCGGGCCACACCCTCCGCGAGGCGGCCAGGGCGATGGCCGACCGCAGGGTCGGCGCGGCCGTGGTGCTGGACCCTGACGCCATGGGGCCGGGGATCCTGACCGAGCGCGACGTGCTCGACGCGATCGGGAGGGGCCAGGACGTCGACACCGAGCGCGTCGGCGACCACCTGACCCAGGAGGTCGTCTTCGCCTCTCCGGACTGGTCGCTCGAGGAGGCCGCCGCCGCGATGGTACGCGGCAACTTCCGCCACCTCATCGTCACCGAGAGCGGCGAGATCCGCGGCATCCTCTCGGTCCGCGACGTGGTCCGCTGCTGGACCGACGATGGCGCGATCTGCGACGTCCCGGAATCCGTCGGCGCGGGCGAGAGCCGCTTCGCGCGCTGA
- a CDS encoding cytochrome c oxidase subunit 4: MSRDPQLPPVGEEIHLPGGSIQPLLLTIGITAALVGVTTTWWLTIAGGILALWTMIRWIADTRRDIAELPLHHGDGHEHH, from the coding sequence ATGAGCCGCGACCCGCAGCTCCCGCCCGTCGGCGAGGAGATCCACCTCCCCGGCGGCTCGATCCAGCCGCTGCTGCTGACGATCGGCATCACCGCCGCCCTGGTCGGCGTGACCACGACGTGGTGGCTGACCATCGCCGGCGGCATCCTCGCGCTGTGGACGATGATCCGCTGGATCGCCGACACCCGCCGCGACATCGCCGAGCTGCCGCTGCACCACGGCGACGGCCACGAGCACCACTAG